The stretch of DNA CCAGAGTCCCTAACAGATGAAGCACTAAGAAGATGCCTAGGAATATTAGGATGGTGATTGGTGAAtccattttatattaattttaaaatctaaAACATTTTAGTGATTTGTAAAAATAatctttataaaaataacaaataacttTACACAAAAATTTTTATTAGTAAATTAGCAAAATAATATTGTATAGTCGCAAAAACGATTATGAATTATACTGTGCAATCATAAAAGACTATTATGGTCACAAAACGACCATATATTTACACTATGTGACCATTATGATCGCATAGAATAAATTAAATGAGATTGTTTTgcaaattttagtattttacattgttagttttataaatttaaccTATTTGTTTCAGTTCCTAGGAAAACattttagtataattttttatgatcttgtatgttatagttatttagaatcaattataaattaaaaaattctgaataatttacaatgtcGAAAATAAGATTTACATATTGTATTGTACTTGTGTTcaatcttataaaaaaaaaaaattaaatttataactgCTCTAAAATAAGTGCAATATGCgcgattataaaaaaaattaaattaaaaaagtttttttaaatGACGAAATAgatagaaaatttattaaaacaaCCCATTAAGAGTCTtctaaaaaatttccaaaacaaattataaattaaattagatttgAGATTATACTAACAAAGTTATACTTTAAGTTTAAgcaaaataaaagttataaattaaatttgtatTGAAAGTTTTATAGTAAGCACATGTTATTACATGTGAaattaggtttaattttatatagataatatatatttattggcaATGAGTTGAGTTACTTGTATTGTATTCCAATAAATTTCTTTTCAATGATAAAACAAATGGGAACAAATAATAAAGTGAAAAATGGAACTTATTATGTAAGCATTAAAATTacaagatttaaaaaaatttagggaCCCCAAAAGGGGTGCACTCTTTtcctattttttgtatttgattAGTTTGTAATCTCATTTTTAATATATGATGATGTATATtatatcactttttttttattataattatttaaaacatttaacaaagtattaaaaaattcagaataatttataaGTGTATAAAAAAAACACACGAGCAACAACCTTTAGTTATACattgttaatatatataaaaaattaagattaaagAAGGGAATGGATCATTAACATAGAATTTTCCAATAgtttcatttttgttttttacttaACCACAAATTTAATGATAAATGACTATAGTCTATAGGTGACAttttacaattttcaaaaactcACCATACTTAGTCTAATTGAGCCAAAATCCATATTAACAAAAAAGCATTATACTAAATTATAATACACTAATCATATCTTCCAAGTTTTGTGAGATTGGTAGAATAAAATCAGAGGAAATAAAAAACAAAGacacttttttttattagtacAAGAAAAGTGATAAAAACAAATGAAAAATACTACATGACCACCTTCTTTATTTAAAAGGATACACAATAAATCctactttaaattttctttttccctaattgaaatataaaataaaaataaaaataaatgcaatGACTAATTTAATTATACAATCTGAAAACAAATATGGGGTTGtgtaaattgatgaaatttttatcatcagcttcttcttcaagtgACTGTAAATATATAGATTCTCTTGGTTCTTCACTCACTCCACTCTGTGTTGCATACTCCATTGCCATCTCATAATCCACCTTCAATGACCATAACTCATTTAGATTTGCCATTTTATCAATTTCAAAAGCGAGAAAACAACCGAACATTCTTGTTCGAAAACTGAGCTTACCTTTTCAACATGTTGAGCAAGTTTTTCCCTGAGAGTTTCTTTAGTAATAATACGATCTGAAACTTTATCGAGTAATTCAGAGTCTTCGTCGTCATCAGCCACCTTTTTCTTCTTTGATGCGTGTGAATTCGCCATTTCTTTCAAAACCTCGTATACAGCACTGGTGGCATCCACAATGTACCTGTCAATTGATAACGAGATTGTCAGAGATCGGTATTTGAACAACTCGGTACACATTTGAGAGATGTGTTGGTTGAACTTTACTTGCTCAAATTCCGTTTTCTTTCCTGCTGCTCGCGTGCCTGTATTTTCTTTACTATCTTCGATTTAAGCTGGATACAACACTGCTGAATAGCAGCCTGAGagacaaaagaaaaaatagctttgtaatttagtacatgttcgTAATGGAAATCTCGAAATTTAAGTGGGCAATTCATACCTTCACAGCTGTAGCTATTTCGGTTATATCATCTCCAATATACTCCTTTCCAGTCCCTTTAAAGGGAATTTTGGTGCTAACAACGCTCACAAAAACACCGATTTTATCTTGTGCCTGGTTGATCTTGTAACTACTCCAGCTGAAAAGTTATTTTCAGAATACGTTAGGCTGATTTAACTCTAATTTCGTGTTCATCACTAGACATTTTCTAACCCTTTCCCACTTTCTTACTTGATTCTCTTAAGGGCAGTTCTGGTTACAACATCAGCACCCTGCTCGAAAAGAAGTGGTATCCGGTTTGCAAATCTGAAAATATTCACACCCTACAAACAAACATTCAAGCTTCATTAGTTGATAGCAGTTACAGAACAAAGACTGTGAAATCTTGAGAGTTAAAAGCCTACTTGCTTCACATCTTTTCCGCCCATGCTGACTCCAGCTTCCACAATGAATGGGTGGCCTTCGAAAACTTGAGCACTGTATACAGTTGTTGTCAAGAGAAACATACTcagaaacaaaatatttttccaAAGTACATTAGTGAAATTATGTTAGAAAGATACAAAAGTTAGTTCCCCAAAACTCATGACAAGGAGAAAGAAACACGAGATTCAAACACAACCTGCCTGAATAAGTTGCAACCATGTCTGGATGCAGCTCTTTTATGATTCCAAGCCGAAGATTGTACTCCCCTGCAGGACTAAGACactgaaaacagttttggaGTATGAGTCCATTAACATCAGATAGACAACTAAATGTCACTGACGTTGTAAAATTGTCTCAACGATTAACGTAAAGTGCCTGTGAAAGCTTACATCACCACTAGGATCATCAAACTTAGCTTGGCGAAATAATTGATGAATGCGGACGATTTGTTGAGAAGTTAGAGACTTAACAGCCGTTTTGGGGTTGAAGTCGGGACCCATTTCCCctttattaagaaaaaataacaaGTTAGGAATCAACTTTCTGAAGTTAGTAATGTACAAGAGAAAGAGTGCTAGCATAACATAACAGCAATTTTAACAAATTCTTGAAATTTAACTTCAATAGTACGCCTACATGTAATGTTTTCTTTAGTGTAGAATGCTCAATTTTCCACACCATCAGAGTTCTGTTATAGGTTTACACATACTACTGGTTATAATAAAAGCCTAAAACTTGCATAATCAGCAAATACTTAAAATTCTCGAGTGATCCTACCTATTAACCGTTCAGCATAAGGTTTTCCTATATTTACAAATTCATGCTGAAGAAATTGTAAAAGGTTTGCCTTTGAAGTTTCTGTTATAAGACGCTTGATCAGCAGTAAGTCAACTGATGATGGATGGTGCTTCGTCTCAAGAGGAATTGGTGGCATTACATCAGTTCTTCGTGAAAATCTTATAGTTACGTTTTTACTGC from Cannabis sativa cultivar Pink pepper isolate KNU-18-1 chromosome 2, ASM2916894v1, whole genome shotgun sequence encodes:
- the LOC115720715 gene encoding DNA topoisomerase 6 subunit B, yielding MESSESSPELKKSKSKAAARKSKETPSTLKQKSPAEFFAENKNIAGFDNPGKSLYTTVRELVENSLDSAESISELPVVEITIEEIGKSKFNSMIGLVDRERIDEALYDDYETTKAREKRLAKEARAQEMQAKNISLGKKVKESQPSKGMKGRGEASFYRVTCKDNGKGMPHDDIPNMFGRVLSGTKYGLKQTRGKFGLGAKMALIWSKMSTGLPIEISSSMKGQNYSTFCRLDIDIHRNIPHVHAHEKRDNKERWHGAEIQVVIEGNWTTYRSKILHYMRQMAVITPYAQFLFKFVTDSTDKNVTIRFSRRTDVMPPIPLETKHHPSSVDLLLIKRLITETSKANLLQFLQHEFVNIGKPYAERLIGEMGPDFNPKTAVKSLTSQQIVRIHQLFRQAKFDDPSGDCLSPAGEYNLRLGIIKELHPDMVATYSGSAQVFEGHPFIVEAGVSMGGKDVKQGVNIFRFANRIPLLFEQGADVVTRTALKRINWSSYKINQAQDKIGVFVSVVSTKIPFKGTGKEYIGDDITEIATAVKAAIQQCCIQLKSKIVKKIQAREQQERKRNLSKYIVDATSAVYEVLKEMANSHASKKKKVADDDEDSELLDKVSDRIITKETLREKLAQHVEKVDYEMAMEYATQSGVSEEPRESIYLQSLEEEADDKNFINLHNPIFVFRLYN